The region TTTAGCTTATCtggataattaatttttttaatgtggAAATGTATTAACAATGATACAGTGAAAGCCAGAAATAGCTGAGAGCATGATACTATTCCCCCCTCATAATATTTAATACAAAATTCTTTATGGAGTAAATTTTAGCACACAGTGCAGGTGGAGAAATCAATGATGTTTGTGTTTTTCGGGTCAAGATACCAATAATATCAGCAGGGTGCCAAATTGCTTTAGGCCCAAATTGTACCAAAGCCTTCTATGATTGTTATTCCTTCTCTGTTACCCatgttctctctttctcttgctAGCTCTCTATCtttctatcttttttatttCCCTTTTCTGTATTCGTTTTTTTCCTAGTAGATGAAAGTATGCTTAGATTTGACATAGCTTCTTCCATCATACCCTTAAAAGCTCACCACCACCAATTCATTGTTTCAGGGGAGAAAAAACTGAACAGACctagaggagaggagaggggtGCTGGCATAGATTTGGaagtcttttttttcttttttgtcaaAAGAGATTTGGaagtctttctttcttttttgtcaAAAGAGACTTGGAAGTCGTAGCCTCGTAGGGGATGGTGCTGGCATGTTGAGTTCCTTTGGGCTGGGAATGGTAGGACTAGGCACGATCTATGGCTCTATGCTATGGAGCATCGAATAAATAgtagaaatattttattaaGTAAAAGAGATATTatcttaaaatttaatattcttAATTATTAGTATTTAGTAATAGTATTTTGAATAAGGTTTTAATACATTCATATccactttattttctattatattttCACCGACTTTGCTTCATATctcattttgttttttataacATCACAAATAATCTTGGGTTAAATGTGTtctccgtccctgaactttaagCGAGATCTGATTTCCGTCCCTtgccggaaaatcttcctagcgCCATCCTCAAACTCAATTGTTTGTATGGATATCGTCCTTGCCGCCGATATAGCTCCGGCAGTCGTGGTCAGGTGTCCGTTTGGAGCTGATGtggaattttatttaaaataaataaataaataacataattaatttataagaaaCCCCCCAAATCTTtcctaatttaatttctaaaccCTTAATTAAAACTAACACTAACCTAACTTCTCCTCCTAATTAAATCATatcaaaaccctaattttctATTGATATTGAgaagtatgagagagaaagaaagtcTATAATCTCAATTCTCCAACactaatcttcatcttcaaccatcTTCCAATTTATTCATCTTCAACCATCTACTATCATTTTCTCCTTCTTCGTCCAACCCCCACCACCCCTTACTCCCACCCCTTACTCCTAACAGCACTACATTACCCAAGAATAACCCATACCCACCACAATATCAACGACGCCACCGAATGGGTGAAATACGCTTGCATCCTCCTACACCCACCATGTTTATTCTAAATCAATCATCGCCAAATTCAGAGCCCTTCATCAATTGGGTTGAAAGCTTcataattttgatttgtttcaccttcttctcttttttttttttttctgattttcttgaCAGATCTGTGGGGCTGGGTTTGGGTTTCTGGGTGGTGGGGGTTGTTCGATGGGGGTGAGGGTGGTGGGAGCAAGGGTGGTCGGTTTCTGCTTTGGTGGTGGGTGTGGCAGTGGTGGGtatgggtttctgggttggtgATCGTGGTGGTGGCTGGTGGTGGGCGAGGTTGGGGGCGGTGGCTGTCGGTGTTGAAAATGAGGTTGGGGGATGTGGCAGTGGGTGTTGAAGATGAGGTTGGGGGCAgtggctgaggttgaaggctgTGGCTGTGGGGCTGGGCTgtgggtttctgggtttggggGGGTGGCTGTGGTGTTGAGGTTGGAGGCGAGGTGGTGGGTGGGGGAAGATGAAGTTGGGGCAGTGGTTTATCATTTATGCTTTGACAGATCGTGGAAATCCAACTGGTACTGGGTGTTTATGTCAATTTTAATCCAAGTTGGTAATCGTGGAAATCCAACAGATCGTGGTGATTGAACCAAGAAATTGTACTAGCAGTAATTAGTCTAGTGCTTTAGAAGGTATCATTGATCTGATTGTTGTATTTGCTAAAGAAACTTTGATTCTCGCTCAAAGTAAATGGCTAAATATTTTAGTGTGGTGTTATTAATTAAGTCTTATTAGTTTTGGGGTTGGAAATTAAATTAGTTAAGATTTGGGggacttaattaaaattaaattatttttattttatttttaaaaaaattacacgtcatttcattaaatgatgtgACATGTCCACATAGGCCAAAAGTGACACTTGGCTACGACGGCCGGAGCTAAATCGGCGGCAAGGACGGTTTCCAAACAAAAATGTCAGTTTGAGGACGTCCATAGGattaggaagattttccggcaAGGGACGAAAATCAGATCTCGCTAAAAGTTTAGGGACAAAGAACACATTTAACCCTATAATCTTTTACTTCTCACTAATCTTTCCCTCGATGTGGTTGAGATTAATGCGTGAACAAATTATTCTCCTCGTGAGTTAAGCTTGTCAAGATTACAAATGGTAATtcatatggaaagaaatatctGGTGTGTTGAGAACTAAAAAGAgttcaatatttttaaaatatgaaaattcttGAGGagtaattataatatatattaaactaTCTAACTAAAGCGAGGAGTTGAGCCTGAACTGGCGAACCGAAGTCACTTTTGGAACCATACTTCCTATAGCTAACACATGTCCAGTTCAGCAGGAACCCGCAACGCAAAAAAACGTAAGCTGCTATACCGAATCCCCCCGCTGGCCATCGGGGACCGAGTGGTAAGGCCATGATCCACAGGGGAACAGATCACTCATTCTTCTATTGGGGAAAGATGCACGAACGATAACTCCAAACGTCACACATTCGTCACGGCGGAACTTCGTGTCGCAGCTGCTCCACTCGGCCGCGGTCTCGTGAACAAGTTATGAAATTAATACTACAAAATCATGTGTAGAAAATATGGTGGCTAGAAACCCTCATAAATAATTTCTGAATCTGTTTTTGGGTAGCACGGTGGCTAATATGGTGGCGACTGGAATGGTGAAGTTTGAAGGTATGGTGGCTATCActacttaattaatttttcaacataaatttaattaaattagaaaTTGTCTAAATCAAGTAAATATGAGATGTTaataagaaacaaagaaaaaaaaatgaaacttcaCCTTCTCCATCCCCTTTTGTATACATAATTTGCAGCTAAACGGATACTGGAAAAATGAGATATATATCCTCTGTACAATTAAAATAGTATATGCTTTTCTtttattctctttctcttttaatttctgttgaaataaataaataaataaagccAAAGAAAAAGTGTGTATgtgcctctctctctctttaatCAGCTCCATATGCTTCTGGGAGAGGCTAAAGTGCTTGCTCACACAACCCAAACAGAGGAAAAATCTCTTGGATGGCATCACTGTATACTAGTTTTACTCCACAAATTTGCATGCTTTGTTTTTTTGGGCTAAAAATAACCCAACCCCTTTGCTTCTGATCCTTTCATAATTCTCAGCCTCTTGCAGGAAGACATAAACATGCTGCAATTAACATAACAAAAAAACAACTATAAGATGGAGATATACACAACAATTAAAATTTACTTTGCATATTAAAAAGTAAAGAAAGAAATTGAAACAAAAATTCAGTTAATGAGAATGAAAGGAGAAGAAACTTACTCCCATGGAACATCTCCAACCAGCATCCAGTCACCATCTTTATCTTCATAAGTTGGGACATATTCAGATCCATTGTAGCCTTCTCTTTCAGAATATTCACCTggagaaaaaaattaaccagtaattattaattaactcccttaataataataattgtaattttaaaaaattattatcgaTTCTTACCAAATGTGCACTTGAACATGTTTTCCAAGGCTTTGAGAAGTTCTGGGTAGCTCTTGTAAACCTTGAGATCTATCTTCCTCAAGTAAGGTGCACCCGCCATACTCACTTTCACATACATCCCAGCACCTTCACCCTTCTTCTGTTGCATACTATTCTTCCTAAAAGATCTAACTGGTGGCCATCCAACTACTTGTGCCCTGcaattcaatattttcaatcttCATTAGCCCAATTATACAATATACCAATTTATAGCAGATCAACTacaattttctcaaaatcaattttgacacACAGAAGTTACTCGCACAAATTTCTcttcataatttattttaacttcGGAATCAATGTTTTGTAGAAAACTTTCAAGACATCCACACAACTCATGCATAGATACAATGATACATAGCTTCTAGTGAatgaaaaagttgaaaaaatgtATCACTTACTTGGCAGGTGGGGCACTATCTTTATCATCACTTGTGATATCTGAAGAGCCATTAGAATTAACATTGGAGTCTCCCTCACTGGCTTCTGGTGAAGATCTCTTGTTGCATCTAACAACAGCGTTCTCCAGCTCATCCCTTCCTGGCAAACCCAACCTCAACTCTGTTGCCTTGAGATTCATCTCTGTTTCATAATTCTCCATATCTTGATATAGCAGCTTCTTACAGTTTCTATTGAAAATTGATCAAATTCCAAATCTTAAATCTGTTGAATCTCAGAGAGATCAGATAATCAGATGTGATAAAATGGGAATTGAGAGATGGAAGACTAGTTGAGGACTCTTCAATTTTATAGCAACCTAGTTGTTGGGACAATATCTAGGTGGCATATTCTCTAGGTGCACAATTGAACACAATGATGAAGCGTGAACCAACCTTTGTGCATGACACGCGCCTGTCACAGACCCTATTTTCAACCATGATGGCTTGAAAAATGTTAGCAACACAAATTTTATTGtgattgattatattttttattttttcttacatTTGTATTACACTCTCTAGAACTTAATCTATGGACTTTTCCCTTTTTAACTCATATGTTTTCGGACTCTTGCCTCTTGAACTATCCTTTAGAATTATTGTGATTgatttaatgattttatttttaaaaagtaacATATTTTTTAAGAAGATAAATGTATCGACTTTAATCGGAATAATCTTTTGTTCACATTTCAAAGATGAGGTGAAAGATGAGAGATAtaggaagaaaatagagaaaaaataaagatatgatagattatttaattgataaaaaaataaataaatataaaataaatgtgaaaaaaaaGGTGAGAGGTGTGAATGTCTGTAAAAGAGTAGGTTGATAGCACTCGCACGCGGTGGACTTTGTGATGGGACCTAGAGGGCGCGTTTAGAGGAAGCGCGTGGAGCGGGGTTTGGGAGGACAGATATGAGTGTTGATGGTGTAAGGGACATGGAGGGAACAGGTTGTGGGACAGGGAGGGAACAGTGAAGGGACGCGCGCAGAGTGTGTAGTGGAGAATGGGGACAATGAAATGGACGGTTGTGATTGCGACAGTGGGAATTGAGGAGCGAATCGTGGAGCGCTGGATGAGATACGCGTACACATGTGATTAGCAAGAGGGTCCCACGTGGAACTGGTGTCGTTGATTGGATGAGTATGACCACGTGGGTGGTTGTTATTGATCTTCTTAACTTCTAAATAACACTATGAATATGATGATGGCATTCTAGATTCCCCCTTTGTTCAAACTTTCACATTTCATTAAAGATATGCCCCTTCTCCGTTCTTGTTCttaaataactgacactttaCGATTGttgcacacatattaagaaataacaattaatgttcttgtttttattaaaattacaatctaaCTTCCTACTATATTCTTTATCTctcatattaattctaacttttcaacttttctaccaccaataaattaaggatacaattggtaaagtataattaatgttatcttgaactttgtaaaattacatataattaaaaacaaaatttagctagaaatagtgtcagttatttaggaaagATGGAGTAGTTAGTATATGCTTGGTTTTCATTTAGAAAGTCCGTTTGAAGCATTGAAATTCGAGATCACGATTTTCAATGCATATTCAGCCAATAAAATGCACTTGTTAGGTTGAGTGAATGTGTTTTCACATCCACCCAACTCTATGTTGTTAAGGGTGTGTTTGGTTTTAGAAGTGAaaatttgaagagagaaaatgtaagAGAGAATATGAAAAGAGAAAgtggtgagaaaaaaaaaaaaaaagtagatttTAAGGTGTGTTTGGttgaaaagaagatgaaagaaagaaaagttaatttttttttttttgatttattGTATAAATGAACAAGTTTTATAggttgaaaatttattttttaatggtGTGTGTCAATGAACAGTGATTTAgaaaagagattaatttatatgcaccgatggtgtaaaaaaatttacaccATTATTTAATCACAACCTTCTATTTCCTATTTTTAGATAttcttaaattcaaaattaattgtaagctaacaaaatggagagatgtgattgaatgatggtgtaaaacttatttacaccgtcggtgcatagaaattaatctctttaaaAAACCTTTAATTCATTTTCTTCACATCTTAGGAAAGAAAACTTTTTCAATAAAGCTATATGGCACGAGGCCACACCACCCCGACAAGCACGATGCAGTATTTTAGCCAATACAAAAAGTGAGTATCCGGAAATCATGGGAGAAAAAAGGTGTAAAAGTGGATATTAAACATGTAACTGGTCGTGCGATCTCGTGCCTAATGTTGTCGTGCAATATATCGTTTTCCAAACTTTTTTTATAGGCTCCACTGTAATTTATTCTTTCTATACAATTTTCTTACCAAACCAAATCGATGAAAAGTTGGTTTTCTTCAAGTTTTATCTCTTCAAGCTTTCATTCTTCAATGTTTCTCTTATTTCAAACACACCTTGTTTTTTTCAAGAACCATGTACAACTTATTTCTTTTTTAGAAACAAACAGAAAATTTACAGtgtattaattagtttttgacaataataatcttatttgattaatttttcatttgtttttacTATTCAAAGCATAATAATACATAGAAATTAAGGAAAACGGGCTATGAGTATATAATTTTGGAAAACTAATACAAAATTATAAcaaatttaacataattaacTACACTGGCTATATTTATTAAGAGGCGTAAGATAAATATTTGATTCTTATAGTAAAGAACATATGTAGTAATATGTTATTTCAACTCGGATGGTTAGTGAGCATGCATTTACAATCTATTTGACTTGTTAATGCATTTGAAGCCATTTGGATCCGTGTATTTTTACAAATTAAAGATATACAAAATACATACGTTTTGATGAGATCAACATTGCCCCAAATCGACACTAAGGCTTAGTTATGTTGAACATAATACTCTATTTGTTCCAAACTAtaggttgtttaaggttatgcacattatttaaaaattcattatttgataaatatttcGATTGAAATACTCttatttaaagttgtgttaCATTAAAGAGAGAAATGTTATTACTCCCTCTGTTCTTAATTATAAGActtaatacaaaaaattgcgcttattaagaaaacattaaatatgtctaattagtgtattgattttttcaaaatgcatatattcttccatatttaccctttgtcattttctctcactaataaatGGTAAGTGGTAATTACAactttgaaattgaaaagacacaattaatgtgaggggtatatatggaagagtataatactttttgctagattattgttacgggtcttatatttaggaacatgaaaaatTTAAACCTAAGTCTTATAATTAGAAACAAAGTGAGTATTAGTTAAGTCCATAGTGAGAGTTGCGATATataggtgaaaattgaaggtgaGAGATGTAATATTAACTGAGGGTatataaggaagaaagagaaaaaaaaactttgagtTTGTAAACAACTTATGTTTTGGAACATAGTACAAATGCTAAAACaactattttgattttttatagCCAACATCGAtcttaatttaattaatcaaaTGAAAATATATTGATCAAtgcaaatttaaaattaaaaactgataTATTTCAAAACAATCTATATGGATTATATATATAGTTGCATGCTAGTTACTCATCATCCCCATGcatctttcttttttcaaataaaGATGAATGAATTCTTTGGAAATTGAACGAAATGTTACCTATTAATGTGAATAAAAATTTCCTACTCTATCTTAAGTGATTCTTTTTGCCTATAAACAAAATCACATAGAATAAGCATTAATAGATCGTCAATAACTACCATAGAACACCTATTCATCCATTCAAAATGTACAAAGACAACTCGAATAGACTAGTTAGTTAGGTGTTGCTTGCTTGGACCTATGTGttgatattaaaataaatacttGTCAAACGAAAGTTTTATATCGAGtgaatgataaaatataattagTCTCTTACTTAAAGTGTTAGACGCTAGTAAGTTCGTTTATAGAAGAAATAAATACCTTTCACGGTCATTAATTGTGTAaaatattaataactaatttgaCCAACATTTTATGTAATCACATGAATTAACTTGATTGATAttttacacaataaaaaatGAACTTGCTTTGCCGACCCCTAACACTatcaaaaatcaattaaaagatTCACTCACTTTATATCGCCAATAATAATTCTATTTGCCTCCAGCACGATTACCTGATTTGGGGGGGTCCTTTTGGTTCATAGTGTTGTTTAGACCACATTACAAAACTTCAAGCACACCACTCCAAATAACAACTCATAGATACATGAAATGAGGTTTATGCTGACTAAAATGTGAAAGGATGGCCAACGCTGCATGGACATTGGACAGTGTCATGTTATCGGTTAGCTGAAAGCCACCGGTGCTTAATTTTTATCTGTTTTTCTACCTTTTTTATTCCTTCATTCTCTTTTAATGAAAATACAATATTTTCGTCTCTTTTTATCTTGAAAGTATTATTTTAGAGGACAAAAAAAGGACAGATAATTTTGTAATTATGCATTGTGTTCCTCTGGGTATCGTACATCAGCTATACACAAAGAGCCACCAATCAACTTTTCTTCTAGGGAATTAACAATGTGTAAgaattcatgttttttttatacacaaagaaaacaaaaaactaaATTGCGCCTAACGAGTCTCTTAATAAAAGAGGCTCAAGATCAACCCCAAGCTCCCCGAAGATTCTGAGACAAGTACCTATAAAAGCTGATTTAGCAAGCGCATCACTACTTTATTATCGTCCATGTGCACCCCCTTCAAATTGATCTGCCACTGTCGATCCAGAAGCTCTTGAATTTCCAACATTTAAGGAACAAATTAAATCGAGCCATGTCTGCATCACTGATACTGTGAACAAGCTCCAAGCTATCCACTTCACACTCAAGCCTCTGATACCCTCGATCCCAGGCCATattcttaataatttttttgaaaaattacttcttcaaaaatataaattttactGGTTTTAGAATACTCGTTAAGGTCCccataggatagctcaagtggtaggagctgagaGACATCTGAGTTGGGTAGAGGAAGACCCAGGGTTCAATTCCTGGCAGatacaatttatttttctgatgtaTACCAAAAAAGAATACTCGTTAAGTTGAATGATACCAATTTTGGTTGCTATTTTGAATCCAAATCAATCTCCCTTGTCTTCTTTGGGACACATATTTAAAGTCATttttcataaattattttttggtcaatagtcatttttaatcaaattttaaGCTccgttttttcttcttttttcgtTTTCCTCTActtcttttataaaaaaaatttcaaattttaagcTAATTAAAGAAATTGAGCTACTTGAAATTATAACTAACCAAAATTTCTTTTAACTGTAGTACTAACTACCCTAGTTTTAcatcttttttatttcatttgacataacattattttttttttcattgaagcaagaaaaatgagattttctttaaaaaaaaattaaccattATTTTCTACACAAATTATGTTGAAAATTCGAGTGTGAATTTGAGTTACGTATTAATTGACAATGAGTGAgatgaagactttataagaaaTGCACTACGACATTTTTTTGCTTTTAGTAACACTGTATTATGCAATGGGCAAAATGTGTCGTCTGAAAATGCATCATGAACTAGTTCGTGTCTGTTGTCATAAAGAATTCATTTTAAGCCAAACACATTTTCACAATTCTAAATTAGTGTTCCGTATTTTATAATAGAGATCGTTTACTACGTGATAACTATTGTTTTTTCCACACAATAGGTTACACTTTCTCACAGGATTACCATTGAGGATGAGAAATTGTTACAAAAGGGAATATGTAACTAATATATGAGATTGTCGTAAACTGTTGCGTTAAGTTAAGAAACATTTTTCGTGTCTAGGGCTACACTTTTGAATTGTttcaaaaagtaaaaaaaaaatgttgtagtgaTGTGACTCATAAACTCAATACCTTAAGGTTTTGAGTAAAGATGTGGTATCTGGTTATCTGGTTCACTTGATGTCTTATTTTATTGGCTCATGGGCTCCCA is a window of Lotus japonicus ecotype B-129 chromosome 5, LjGifu_v1.2 DNA encoding:
- the LOC130717272 gene encoding auxin-induced protein 22D encodes the protein MENYETEMNLKATELRLGLPGRDELENAVVRCNKRSSPEASEGDSNVNSNGSSDITSDDKDSAPPAKAQVVGWPPVRSFRKNSMQQKKGEGAGMYVKVSMAGAPYLRKIDLKVYKSYPELLKALENMFKCTFGEYSEREGYNGSEYVPTYEDKDGDWMLVGDVPWDMFMSSCKRLRIMKGSEAKGLGYF